A window of the Xenopus laevis strain J_2021 chromosome 9_10L, Xenopus_laevis_v10.1, whole genome shotgun sequence genome harbors these coding sequences:
- the mycbpap.L gene encoding uncharacterized protein LOC734902 (The RefSeq protein has 9 substitutions compared to this genomic sequence), which translates to MANRTGRRDTRTRTPTERKKSKVLEQPTPPVAEEPEPDPSNVLKGDEIQALAIRLEDLEKIHPPRLSKEEQNVTGTNHVLVRKHNTDGRKRCLLVARPAPPELETRDLVYFGNEFSLFGSQNQIQPHSILGTLQDLKRVASAHGNTQVAQLIPEPDTVQMGLRKYKRFQQNNQDDSGLPIKQDSSLINWQHHMSLRKKQVETLSRQLGKPADRLVMNLGEGFRNVQEEKQLIDMSISAAEHGKGSKLGSEFWKLPQRIGDELSGLTLTLPRSDRGYPVPLTRIGKPHRIKEETGALLRSPYDQSWDKSLYLEQRRHELRAVMEELNFPKPDIDGLEVIGHGQPFTSLSAEQFPLSEEPEEAASEEKENMDPLKNFPDVVPEFVLGPSLIFCGQLAQWVEDDVSHRDKVGISTRITFEALAGEKASSVLEVVNNGSAAIWYEWRRLPPAARLQRSHKEPRVQRFYFNTSSGVILPGETQLFPFHFKSPTAGIFGENWEFCTHPVLLAGALLQVSLWGIALYEDKTAPHREALQTELEAREALVVAQHIVEELLEGVRSPERPQSPIRSETEEDAFITVNPKLHYKHQTVQELKHLWDLQTSTSAPEESRSLSSSLIGSLQLIDGAEETHVPQANTDENSHPWNLSVKDLKQATGCIEEDGEREMFLSQINKNIAELTVPPQEAAVDLLHQASLQLWRGAIDEMVERSFQLRSLLGMPNKDVFVESLPLEQGLDLKTTKAGKEEKKGGSPKEEKKTSPVKDKEDKKGGKTGTKDKEDRPGSRKAKGKDEKKSLKPLLGSESNELISSGESLDPSPTGSQLWQVDPVLQRKYEDNMYLEVYGILVRVIEDMVTVAEDSKAGDSAVDEEDFPKSLLFRGRAEHESDTQTTL; encoded by the exons ATGGCGAATAGAACTGGCAGAAGGGATACCCGGACTCGGACACCTACTG AGAGAAAGAAATCAAAAGTCTTAGAACAGCCCACCCCACCTGTAGCAGAGGAACCTGAGCCAGACCCCAGCAATGTGTTGAAGGGAGATGAGATTCAAGCACTAGCAATCAGATTGGAAGATCTTGAAAAG ATTCACCCGCCTCGGCTTTCCAAAGAAGAGCAAAATGTTACCGGGACTAACCATGTTTTGGTTAGGAAACACAATACAGATGGAAGGAAGAGATGTCTACTTGTGGCTCGCCCAGCACCTCCTGAGTTGGAGACACGTGATCTGGTCTATTTTG GAAATGAATTCAGTTTGTTTGGATCCCAGAAGCAAATTCAGCCACACAGCATCCTGGGAACACTGCAAGACTTGAAAAGAGTTGCTTCAGCACATGGAAATACACAG GTAGCCCAACTTATTCCAGAGCCTGACACTGTCCAAATCGGCCTCAGAAAATATAAGAGATTTCAACAAAACAATCAAGATGATTCTGGACTCCCTATAAAACAAGACAGCTCTCTGATCAACTGGCAGCATCACATGAGCTTGAGAAAGAAGCAGGTGGAGACACTGTCCC GTCGGCTAGGTAAGCCTGCTGATAGGCTTGTGATGAACCTTGGGGAGGGTTTCCGAAATGTCCAAGAGGAGAAACAATTGATTGACATGAGCATTTCAGCAGCTGAACATGGAAAG GGCAGTAAGCTTGGGAGTGAATTCTGGAAGTTGCCTCAGCGCATTGGAGATGAGCTAAGTGGCTTGACATTGACCCTTCCCAGAAGTGATCGTGGTTACCCAGTACCATTAACTCGTATCGGAAAACCTCATCGTATCAAGGAAGAAACAG GCGCCTTGCTTCGCTCACCATATGACCAAAGTTGGGATAAGAGTCTTTACCTTGAGCAGCGCCGACATGAGTTGAGAGCTGTCATGGAGGAACTGAACTTTCCCAAGCCG GACATCGATGGGTTGGAAGTGATTGGGCATGGGCAGCCTTTCACCTCATTATCTGCAGAACAGTTCCCTTTAAGTGAAGAACCAGAGGAAGCTGCCtcagaagagaaagaaaacat GGACCCCCTGAAAAACTTCCCTGATGTGGTGCCGGAATTTGTTTTGGGCCCCTCACTAATCTTCTGTGGGCAGCTGGCACAATGGGTGGAGGATGATGTATCGCACAGG GACAAAGTTGGCATTTCTACACGTATCACCTTTGAAGCACTGGCAGGAGAAAAAGCCTCCTCGGTCCTGGAGGTAGTAAACAATGGAAGTGCTGCAATATGGTATGAATGGAGGCGTCTGCCTCCAGCCGCCCGTCTTCAAAGGAGTCACAAAGAGCCCAGAGTGCAACGTTTCTACTTCAATACCAGCTCTG GTGTGATCCTGCCTGGAGAGACTCAGCTTTTCCCCTTCCACTTCAAATCTCCGACTGCTGGGATCTTTGGAGAGAACTGGGAATTCTGCACCCATCCTGTCTTATTAGCTGGGGCCCTGCTGCAAGTATCTCTCTGGGGCATTGCTCTTTATGAAGATAAGACAGCGCCACACAGAGAAGCTTTGCAG AGGGAACTGGAGGCCCGGGAAGCTCTGGTAGTAGCACAGCAAATTGTTGAGGAGTTGCTGGAAGGAGTTCGGAGCCCAGAGCGCCCACAATCTCCTATCAGAAGTGTGACTGAGGAGGAAGCTTTCATCACAGTAAATCCAAAG TTGCATTATAAACATCAAACAGTGCAAGAGCTTAAACACTTATGGGACCTCCAAACCTCTACATCTGCCCCTGAGGAGAGCAGATCTCTCTCTAGTTCCCTGATTGATTCTCTTCAACTGATTGATGGTGCTGAGGAGACTCATGTGCCCCAAGCAAACACTGACGAAAACAGCCACCCCTGGAACTTGTCAGTAAAGGATCTGAAACAG GCAGCTGGTTGCATAGAAGAGGACGGAGAGAGAGAAATGTTTTTGTCTCAGATAAATAAGAACATTGCTGAGCTCACTGTGCCACCACAAGAGGCAGCAGTGGACCTTTTGCACCAGGCAAG TTTGCAGTTGTGGCGTGGGGCGATCGATGAGATGGTGGAGCGATCTTTTCAGCTGAGAAGTTTACTAGGAATGCCTAATAAGGATGTCTTTGTTGAATCTTTACCACTGGAACAAG GTCTGGACCTAAAGACAACCAAAGCAGGAAAGGAAGAGAAGAAGGGAGGGAGTCCCAAGGAAGAGAAGAAGACATCACCAGTAAAGGATAAAGAGGACAAGAAAGGAGGGAAGACAGGGACAAAAGATAAGGAG GATCGTCCCGGCAGCAGGAAGGCAAAAGGGAAAGATGAGAAAAAATCACTGAAGCCTTTATTAGGCAGTGAGAGCAACGAGTTGATATCATCAGGAGAGAGTCTGGATCCTAGTCCTACTGGCTCCCAGCTCTGGCAAGTCGATCCAGTTTTGCAGAGGAAGTATGAAGATAATATGTACCTTGAG GTCTACGGAATCCTTGTGCGAGTGATAGAGGATATGGTAACTGTTGCGGAAGACTCGAAAGCTGGAGACTCTGCAGTGGACGAAGAGGACTTTCCAAAGAGTTTGTTGTTCAGAGGAAGAGCTGAACATGAAAGTGACACACAAACCACTCTGTAa